One window of the Lepidochelys kempii isolate rLepKem1 chromosome 23, rLepKem1.hap2, whole genome shotgun sequence genome contains the following:
- the LOC140902289 gene encoding uncharacterized protein isoform X2 — translation MKPKTEAKCGGSPGRAPRRPRVPFSAAQIGVLEGSYRQTRYLSSRQVKIWFQNRRARERRDFLKEQPTSSSALEGAEPAHAPPSGWRQRQGRAAPEHCPLEPP, via the exons ATGAAGCCAAAGACAG aAGCGAAGTGCGGGGGCAGCCCCGGCCGGGCCCCCCGCAGGCCCCGCGTCCCGTTCTCCGCGGCCCAGATCGGCGTCCTGGAGGGCAGCTACCGGCAGACCCGCTACCTGAGCAGCAGGCAG GTGAAAATCTGGTTCCAGAACCGGCGGGCAAGGGAAAGGCGGGACTTTCTGAAGGAGCAGCCAACCAGCAGCAGTGCCCTGGAGGGAGCTGAGCCGGCCCATGCTCCCCCCTCGGGCTGGCGCCAACGCCAGGGCCGGGCAGCACCAGAACATTGCCCCCTTGAGCCACCGTGA
- the LOC140902289 gene encoding homeobox protein Dlx2b-like isoform X1 → MKPKTEAKCGGSPGRAPRRPRVPFSAAQIGVLEGSYRQTRYLSSRQVGELAALLGLSETQVKIWFQNRRARERRDFLKEQPTSSSALEGAEPAHAPPSGWRQRQGRAAPEHCPLEPP, encoded by the exons ATGAAGCCAAAGACAG aAGCGAAGTGCGGGGGCAGCCCCGGCCGGGCCCCCCGCAGGCCCCGCGTCCCGTTCTCCGCGGCCCAGATCGGCGTCCTGGAGGGCAGCTACCGGCAGACCCGCTACCTGAGCAGCAGGCAGGTGGGGGAGCTGGCGGCTCTGCTGGGGCTCAGTGAGACCCAG GTGAAAATCTGGTTCCAGAACCGGCGGGCAAGGGAAAGGCGGGACTTTCTGAAGGAGCAGCCAACCAGCAGCAGTGCCCTGGAGGGAGCTGAGCCGGCCCATGCTCCCCCCTCGGGCTGGCGCCAACGCCAGGGCCGGGCAGCACCAGAACATTGCCCCCTTGAGCCACCGTGA